The Buteo buteo chromosome 1, bButBut1.hap1.1, whole genome shotgun sequence sequence AACAAATCTATAATAATGAGTTTCAGGACAGAAAACATCGAGATTTTAAAGTGACTGAacttcaaaaggaagaaaagaaaatcctcttGCTTTATTCAATTTATACATAAATACAATGGGATGTACTATAACAAATAGTTTCTCTTATACAGGGTATGTTCACAGTACAGCGATTACAGCATATTTTGGACAGCAGTTTATTCACTGCAGAAGGGCATTCAGGGCAGGTTACAGAATAGCCCAGAAAAGGGGATCCCCACCAAACAGTGAGCCACAGCCGAGCTACAGTAATTTGAGAGGTAGCTTTGTGAACTGTAGTCACTATAGCACAGACAGAGCCAGAGCACGATCCATGCTGTACGGCCTCAAAGATTTCATTACAGAATATTGGGTAGCAAGGCAGTCACACATTTAGACTAGGCAAACTGTTTGTAAGGGGTCTGGGAAAGCTAGTCTGCATCTACTGCGCTGCCCAGGTACAAGCTGTAACAAACCTCTTGAGCAGTGAAGTCGTTTCTCCCTGCTTTGCTGGCAAGGTGAGCTAACCTCCAGCTGAGCTCTGAAAAAACTTTAACAGAAGATGAAGTAACCTTGGTACATAAATACATTCACCTTTCAGATATCTGCTCTTAGTATTCAGCAGTCCTTGGACAAGTGCCATTAGCTTTGCTGTTAATACTCTTCACCCCTCTTCAGACCTTGGAAGGCAGGTTTTacttacattttcagttttgatttttcttcagtgatttttttttttaaagttttagagCTGGCAAAAGTGGAACAAGTGTTAACACTCCCATCTCCTCCAAGCACCCCTCCTCCACCAGTTAGAGAATAATTATACACCGTAATAATATATATAGCTTCATTTAAACCTTGTATTTCATTGTGCATAGGAGACTACCTTCTCTGGAAGGTTTTTCCTAGTGTGTGAATGAATTAACACTAACAGTCCCTTTCTACAGGAATGTAATCCTTTCTGGCATACAACTCTGGCTATGATGTGGTCAGCAGTGATGATAGTTTCAGAGGTCAGACTCCATCCTATGCGTAGTACTGTCTATTCAGTCAAATGATTACCAccatgtgcatttttttctctatgttCTGCTATTTATACATGGGCTGtctgaagaaaagcttttgttgGAGAAAGTTGTTCAGTCAAGGAGACTTTTTCAAAGTATAATACatcctttattatttttggaCATGGAGGGAAGAGTTGAAGACAGTCTTCTAAAATGACATACCCTCCAAATTCAAGCTCCTTTGTTAGTGACAAAACATTCAGAGACTGCTTGGAACCAAccttttttcttgtatattGTCCCACTGACACGCTTCTGAGAGGAAATTCACTTAATCCATCCTTCAGCAGCAAATTATCAtattgttttcagtttcataGTTGTTTAGCCATATTTTGTTTATGACATCGTCATTTTAGTTCTGAATGTCAAAGTAGATGGCAGATCCTTGTCTCATTCTAGACTTTTCAGCTGCCCTAGTTTGTGAAATTTGCTCATCTGCTGCATTGGATACAATAGTCACAGTGGATTTGTCATCTTCTCCTCTTGattcattgcaaaaaaaatcaagtgattCATAAAGTGTAGACACAgccttaaaaagcaaagaaaactccAGTCAAAATAACTTTTACCCATAAAGTctatttaaaatgaacttttacCCAAGACACAGCAACTAGCACAGCCCGAGggaacagagagaaacacagGCCATGGAGTTATAATTTCAGAGGGAAAGAGTGTCTTGATACTAACATTGAAAGGCAAAGTCTTCCTATGTTTGGATTCAATTCTCTTAGTTAATTAGGTACCAGGCACAAAGTACTTAATTAGAATACCAAAGATGTCAAGTTGCAGTGTAAACCAGGTTCTATGAAATCTGAAATGACAAAGCTTTTTTATCCCCTTAATCATTTAACTCCAGTATTTCCAAAAAGCTCTATCACACACTTCCTTCTGGATGGATGCTCTTCTGATGCAGTAAACCAGCAAACTGCTGCAGTATTCAGATGTTATTGTAGCCTGTGCAAAAATTatcctgttttcatttcctaAGCGCATGTAGGATTTGGGATCTTCAGGTAAGTCCTTTAGCAAAACCTGAGAATTAAAGTTCTCCCTGAAATGTGTACAAAGACCTGTGCTCACAGACATATCAAATCAAATTCTCAGGCTGACATGgaataaaacaattaaaaggtGGAAGTCATGCAGTGGTAGCTTTTTGTCTTCACACTTATACTTTACTATGGGGGTtaactatttttgttttaatgaaagatgTTCAGAACAGAGAGAGGTACCGGATGGCTGAATGTCAAACAGGAGGCACGGTTAAGTACAGCCAACTAATCTGGATGAtgcttctgtgtatttttgcaCAACCAGAGCCCCTCAGGAGTGCACTTTTTGTGTGGTTCCATGAGCTGGAAGTTTGCATTAATGCTACAGCAGCGCTTAGATTTGGGCTGGAACCTGCAGAACTTAGCAATGAAAAAATCATCAACTGCTTCAAGAATTCCTTCAAGGGCCAAATTCCCCTGTAGCTGGCAGAACTGTCTGGGAAACACTCTCTGAGCATCTGAAGTCAGGAAATATGGGATGAATCTCCAGACAGACAGAGACAAATGCTATATAGTAAAAGCACAACCACAGGGGCCAGCTTTGCCATGGGGATGTTCACTCTCAGTTTAAGCTAACTTAGATACTTGGAGCTATGTGTTGTCACCTGATCTAATTGCTCAGCATTGTTATGACATATGATACAGGTGAGAATAAAATCCATGGCTTGATTCAAGTTCTGTTTACAAGATTGCCTTTGCAAGTacaagaattggaaaaaaacatgacatAAATTGGAGACTGTAAATAGTCTTGCAGAGGCGTACAGAACCTTCACTTTCGCTGTTCTAGAAATGGTGCCCAAACCTACCCAGAATGTGCAGCAAATTtccaagcttaaaaaaaaaaaaagtgtaagcaACGTAAAAAACTAGTGTGAACTTTTTAGAGACTTATGTttgcacaaacagaaaaaaaaaaattaaaccgATGATGTTCTGCAACACAATTGAAAGGCAATGAGTGCAACTCCAGACATACCATAATATTTGCTCATCACTACTGGCttaatttgtttgaaatatAGGGTCCATGCACATCGTATGTACTGCCTTTACTAATCTACTGGATCTCTTGAATGATTTATAAGATCCAATTAtgctttcacatttaaaatgatACCATTATGAAATTACTCttcctgctttctttaaaatagcGAAAAGGTCTgttacattaaagaaaacactgaaccAATGTTGTGACACATTACTGTGGCTAACAGCTGCTAAATTataaagcaacaacaaaagacCTTTTATAATTGTATTCACACATCCTCTGGATGAGTATTGTTGTCCATACAAACCCTGAGCAGTTAATGGCTACTAATGAACTCTGCACCACCTCTGATGCTTGCTTTCTCATTCTCAACCTTGTTTTCTTACATCTTCATTAAATATTAACAAGTAGAAGAGTTACCCATTTATAGCTAGtaattagaatattttattacaatGTCCAGACCATATCATGccttgtatttttataattttctacTACGATATTTCCTGTAAAAGCAAGTCTCTTAGCTTCAGTGGGAATCTACATATGGGGAATGAATTTTCCTAGgtatacattttcttttttttagaattatGACTATTGCACAATAAAAGATTGATATTACTGGTTTATTACCTGCATCCTGATATTCTCTCTCACCATGATTTCAGTAGCAATATGATCAAATCAAGACTGAAGCTAGGTTCTCTAACAGGAGAATTCAGGAATCTATAAGCTCAGTAACTGCAGTCCTGACCACGGGCTTTAGAATTTTACATCATGTCTGTGTGGCTTATCCAAGTCTGTCCAGTTGATTGCAATGGAAGTTGTGCCTGCATATGCAAGCGTTAAATTAGGGCTTCTTTGCTTTGCCCACCTTATGTTTTAAGGTAATTAAAAGATGAATAACTGCCTGGAAAAAGGAGCGTGCCTGAAATCTGCTACTTGCTTTCAGCAAGTCTTGCTTGATCTAACGGCCCTATGAGCCAAAGCTGGTCCAAGCCCCTTGAGCTTGGTATATGATTATATGTAAAGGGACTTTATTGCCATTTTTTACCTCTTCTGCACTTATTTCACTCAGTCTCTATATTGATATTCTCCACATTTTGCTGCCCTCTTCTCCAGGCAATTTTAGAGTGACATTAAATATAACAACAGAATCCAGTACTTTCCTACtacataaatatcttttttcttatttctaagtGTTGTCTCTtgcaagaaaactttttttcaaatttttgctttaaaccTTTTTCATGTATAGCAAGATGTCATCCTAGGAACAGCAGCTTTCTGTTCGGCACACTCCCCAGTGCCTCATTTTGAAAGTCCTTCTCTCATAGCAAGAGTCTTTTTATAAACCACTTACCCATTCAGCAGAATTGCATGATGAGTTTTCCTCAGCTGCTTCACTGGTGGATTTATTCCCCCCCTGAAGTTCTGCAGCTTCAAGCATCTGCTCCTCCTGATGCCTCCCTGCCGTCACAGGAAGTTGTGCAGAACCTTAGCAAAAACCAAGTTACAGTCACCGCTCGCTTACTGTCCCCTTCCAGAGTCACACTGGTACTCTACCAGAGTACTATAAAGCTCTGCAATGAAGAGTGCAGAGCTCTTGTACCGCTAGCCTTGATGACGGGCGCTCGAGCGCTATTCAGCTTGCAGATGGAAACAGCTATTTCAGGTTTCTGAACACCCCTTAATCAATGGAGTTCTCTTCAACAGAGTTTGTGCCATGGAAACCAATCAAGAGAACTGATCAGCTCACCCTTAAGTAAGCATCTACCATGGGTCAGTTCATACAGAGGCCTCAAGATCCACGCCTGTGTCAACTCCAGTGACTGAAATAGGAGATTTCACTTGCCTAAAtcccctccctctgcttttttaatCTGCTAGTGGAATTGCATCTCAAGTCGCAGATATTCCACCTATACCCCTGACAGCTCACAAGCTGAGTAAGACTCACATTGCAACCATAATAGTCATGCTACAGTTACTTAAGAGGCTGCCTTAGGTTATATGTTACTGATCTGTACCCACCGCCCACAGATGCCCTACATTTATACTTGTCCTGTACCCTTCACTGTTTCTTCCTGTGACTTCTTCCGTCCTTCATTTCAGGATTTtgcaacaaacaaaaattaatcattagttaaaaaaatttGCAGCTTAAAAAACATAGCTCAGAACAAAGTCCCCAAAGTCAGGTCTTTCAGCTGTCACTTCCAGGTGTCACTACCTAGAGTAAGACCATTATACAGAGCAAAGTTCTGGCTCCTCACTTTTTCAGTCTGCTAAGAAATTACCAGAATTGGTATTCCTTCCATATCCTAGACAGGTCAGTCTAAGTGCTCactctttctggaaagaaaataacgGAGGCAAGTGGCTGCAAGAACGTTCGCTTGAACTACAAACTGAGCCTTCCGATCCCGCCTCTCAGCTTGAGGTGCCCTCAGCAGATCAGGACCAGGTGAGCAAAAGTTATACACTGAAATTCCTCTTAGTGATGCCTCTTAAGCGCACCTGTCCAgccatttcaaaacaaacatctAACTTAGAAATTATGTGTTAATGGAAATATTGTCACTCACCCGAAAGTTTTgagtgcaggttttttttgtagcaaaAAACCAAGCTTCCCACTGCCACTAAGAAGGGAATGATGGCCCATATTGTCGAATGTATCTTTTTCAATGAGTCAGCTTCTGCAATTATATGTTTCAAATAAAGTTATGTACTATTCAAAGATCCAATAGAAGAACACCaccatagcaaaaaaaaaaaaaaaaaaattaaaattaaaaatgacttCAGGAGTGAATCAGTCTATCCCCCCACCCAAGTGCAAGGTCACCTATACCATTCCTGAGGGATGCACGCCTGATGAACAGTAACATCAATCCCTCCTATAGCTCCTGCAGTTTGACAGTTTTTCGCCCCTGGTGTCTAAACTGAGTCTTTTCTGCTTGTACTTTAAGGCTATTGCTACTTGACCAAGTAAGAGATCAGATCACTTAACTCATTTTAGGAGCTCAGATTATTTTAACTCTTTAACAGCCTTTGACATTCATTTCCCCCCATTTTGAACATTACTTCATTCATTCTCTGCCACTGATGTTTTCTAAATCTTTGATCATTTTTGTGCCTCTCTTTGGACTACCAGTTGTCCAATAGTGTAAAATAGTGTCCAAAACTGGACTGTGCTGGATGAACAGAAAGGTTACTTCCCATGACTTGACTAGTTGGTATACGAGTGATGTTTGATAATGTTAAAGGTCTAGTCCCCCAGTCTTTCACTACAGTTGAGAGGTagaaagagagaggcagagatCAGCATCTTCAAGAAGTGATGCATAGTATCTTGAGACAGTTGTGTAACAGAAGTGATATAAATTGTTTTCTAGGTATGTCACATTCTTTTCATAATTTAAGGTGAAACATACCTCAGTCCTATCACTGAAAAACTTAATTGTGTTTGAATACTCATTATATTAATGCTTTTCAATGCTTAATTAAGCATTGAGACCTTAAATTGCTCCCCTGTAAAGGTTACCATATGACTATAATAAAATAAGGAGACACAGCCTATACCAAACATTTTGTCGTAACAACTTTATAGACACAAATCCTTATAAATATAGAGCCCATACTGCTCTATCTTCCATGTTGATTTATCTCCCACTTTTTATTAGGaacttgtaataaaaaaatggaatggTTAGTAAAGGGTACGTATTACTGAATGGAGTAACCATGTGATCGTTTCAGCCACTCCTTACCACAAGGCAAAATCATTCACTGTCTCACATCTAGCCTACCAAATCCCTTCTGAGGAGGAATTGTGTTTGGGTCTTTTGTGAAATACACAGCTGATGCACAGCTTTGTGGTGAACCTTAACTAATGATTCCTATTAGCAAACCCttgtagaagaaaacaaacactacatTGGGGGTATTAAGGCAGAGAGCTTAAGTCAATTGTTATTAAGACCTGTCCAGGTCCTCTCTGTGTTTGTCTCATTCATCCTGAGATCCACAGTGTTGAAGGAAGGatgtgggagagggaggaaacgTATAAAATTGTTCAAACTGAAGAATCTTTATGATGACAAGTTAAATGGCATGCATATGTTCTTGCTAGCTTACCTTTCTCTTCAACTATCACTGTTGTCCCATTTCCACATACTTTCTTACAGAAAGGTATTTCAATAATTATCTCACAGTAGTAAAATCCAGTGTCATTTACATTGGCAGACTGTATCACTAGCACATCCTTGCTTTCATGGGTGACGTTGGATACATAGAAGAGTTTTGATGATATAGTTTTGGTGACGTTCTCTTTATTAAGAAGATACCAGCTTACTCTGTACCTCACAACAGATTTTTCCCAGATACAGGTGATTTCAGTGTAGTCTCCAACTGACAGATGtatttttgttggtgtttgGATGACTGTTAAATTATTGGGACCTGTAGCTAGTGGAGAAATACACATAGATTTAAAAGTTAAAGCAGCAAAGAGATGACATCACAGCTGTAATGTCTACAAtcacagtatttaaaacaatgttaataCTGTAAAATCATTAtgagattaatttttaagattAGTTACTACCCGTTTCTCCTTTGAACAATGGCAATTACTTTCTGGCTAAAGGAAACTTTTAATATGGTGTGTTAAAGCCCTTCATCATTTGTGCGCAATAAATGAAGATTTTCTGTGTACTTGCTGAtacacttattttttattttcaacaaaaaGCTTTTATAATAGAGGTTAAGTCTGAAGCATATTAAACACTTTTCCAGATAAAGAACGACCAAAAGGAGTAATTCAGAATGATTCATCA is a genomic window containing:
- the LOC142032312 gene encoding uncharacterized protein LOC142032312 yields the protein MPPLVCFECHGEKFWEDRFVQSIQKRLAVTITATPRTEYLFAEQLLCNHLQHKATGPNNLTVIQTPTKIHLSVGDYTEITCIWEKSVVRYRVSWYLLNKENVTKTISSKLFYVSNVTHESKDVLVIQSANVNDTGFYYCEIIIEIPFCKKVCGNGTTVIVEEKEADSLKKIHSTIWAIIPFLVAVGSLVFCYKKNLHSKLSGSAQLPVTAGRHQEEQMLEAAELQGGNKSTSEAAEENSSCNSAEWAVSTLYESLDFFCNESRGEDDKSTVTIVSNAADEQISQTRAAEKSRMRQGSAIYFDIQN